The genomic interval GCGTGGGAAACAATTAATAATTTGGGTGATGAGCAGTCATATTACTTGCTTGAACAGTTTATTGAAGGGAATATTTATCACGTAGATTCAATTATTTTCAATTATAAATTGCAATTTACATTAGCGCACCAATATGCGTTACCTCCTTTTGAAGTTGCTCACGAAGGCAGAGTTTTTTGCTCTAGAACCGTAAAGTTTGGCAGCAAAGATGAAAAAGAATTATTGAAATTAAATAAACAGGTTATAAAATCACTTGGGCTTAAAAAAGGCATTTCGCACAGTGAATATATAAAATCGAAAGACGGCAAATTTTATTTTCTTGAAACTTCCGCAAGAGTTGGTGGAGCCAATTTATCAAATTTGATTGAAGAATCTTCAGGAATAAATTTGTGGAATGAGTGGGCGGTAATTGAAAATTTGAAAGATGAAGAAAAATATGTTTTACCGGAATTTAAGAAAAATTACGGCGCAATATTAATTTCTCTAGCTAAACAAGAGTTTCCTGATTTGAGTTCTTTCAATGATAAGGAAATTGCATGGCGGCTTAATAAAAAATATCATGCGGGATTAGTTGTTGTCTCAGAAAGTTATGATAAAATCTCGGAGTTAATAGGTAATTATACTAAAAGATTTTATGATGAATTTTTTGCGTATCAACCGATTAAAGAAAAAGCATC from Ignavibacteriota bacterium carries:
- a CDS encoding ATP-grasp domain-containing protein, with the translated sequence MQKTNLLTVLCLASYEKGFDFLIKCKNMGNRVLLVTSQSLMEANWPREFIDEIFFIPDNQNEWNMDVVMKSISYLARTEKIDRIIALDDFDVEKAAKLREHLRIPGMGETTARYFRDKLSMRKKAKEDKINIPDFVHVLNHDEINNFFDTNQPPYILKPRSQAGAIGLKKLFSKEEAWETINNLGDEQSYYLLEQFIEGNIYHVDSIIFNYKLQFTLAHQYALPPFEVAHEGRVFCSRTVKFGSKDEKELLKLNKQVIKSLGLKKGISHSEYIKSKDGKFYFLETSARVGGANLSNLIEESSGINLWNEWAVIENLKDEEKYVLPEFKKNYGAILISLAKQEFPDLSSFNDKEIAWRLNKKYHAGLVVVSESYDKISELIGNYTKRFYDEFFAYQPIKEKASN